A region of Micromonospora chokoriensis DNA encodes the following proteins:
- a CDS encoding cyclase family protein: MTVLQEFVAALSSGRIQVVDLTAPLSDQTPILGLPEQFGQTWPFQLSEISRYDDSGPAWYWNNFSTGEHTGTHFDAPVHWVTGQQGADVSQVPVSQLIAPAVVIDHAADAAADPDFLLEVEHVKAWEAEHGALPTGGWLLYRTGWDAYGDDPQRYANGGRTPGISVECARWLAEESPIQGVGVETVGTDAGAAHSFDPPFPCHSFLLGQDKYGLTQLRNLAQLPATGAVVIAGPLPIVSGSGSPCRVLALVER, from the coding sequence ATGACGGTGCTGCAGGAGTTTGTCGCCGCTCTATCCAGCGGCCGGATTCAGGTTGTCGACCTCACCGCTCCACTCTCGGACCAGACCCCGATCCTGGGTCTGCCCGAGCAGTTCGGCCAGACCTGGCCGTTTCAGCTCAGCGAGATCAGCCGGTACGACGACAGTGGTCCGGCCTGGTACTGGAACAACTTCTCGACCGGTGAGCACACCGGCACCCACTTCGACGCCCCGGTGCACTGGGTCACCGGTCAACAGGGCGCGGACGTGTCGCAGGTGCCGGTGAGCCAGCTGATCGCCCCGGCTGTGGTGATCGACCACGCGGCCGACGCCGCCGCCGATCCTGACTTCCTGCTGGAGGTCGAGCACGTCAAGGCGTGGGAGGCGGAACACGGTGCCCTGCCCACCGGTGGCTGGTTGCTGTACCGCACCGGCTGGGACGCGTACGGCGACGACCCGCAGCGGTACGCGAACGGCGGTCGTACCCCGGGCATCTCTGTGGAGTGCGCGCGCTGGCTGGCCGAGGAGTCGCCGATCCAGGGCGTCGGGGTGGAGACGGTCGGGACCGACGCGGGCGCCGCGCACTCGTTCGACCCGCCGTTCCCGTGCCACTCGTTCCTGCTCGGCCAGGACAAGTACGGCCTGACCCAACTCCGTAACCTGGCGCAGTTGCCGGCGACCGGCGCGGTGGTGATCGCGGGACCACTGCCGATCGTCTCCGGGTCCGGCAGCCCGTGCCGGGTCCTCGCCCTCGTCGAACGGTAG